The Penicillium psychrofluorescens genome assembly, chromosome: 2 nucleotide sequence GAACGAGGTTACGACCGAAACATATGGTGAGAACCAGAATTTCCACGCCGACCGAGTGGCGGGGTGGGACCTggatgcctcaggcagccGCAGATCTGATCTATAGAGCTAGGGCACGGCATTCCTAAGGAAGGGACCAGCATAAGGTGTACAATTTGTGCAGCTAGATCTATTCTCCCAATCTACGCTGGCTTCCACTCGTAATGATGCGGCCCTTTCTTGACTGGTCCCGGATCTTCACCAGGAATGCCCGGCTTGTTGTAGGCATGGGCGCCAAAGTAGTCCATCTGGCCCTCCATGAACTTGGTCGGCAGTCCCATACCACCCTCATACTTGAGATACTCCAAGCTCGCCGAGAGGGCGGGGATATACTGATCCGACAGGGTACCCTCAATGACGGTCTCCTTCAGCGCATCGAAATTCTTGTGCAGTTCGCGCGCCACCTCATCCACGAACTTCATATTGGTGAGACGCTTGTTTGATGTCAGCGCAGGCTGCAACAGGTCGGCAATGTACTCGGACTGAATGATACAGCCCGCGCGCCAGATTTGCAGACACCGGCCGAGATCAATGTCCCAGCCTTCGTCCTCGGACGCGCGGGCAATCAGCTCCAGGCCCTGACAAAACGACGCGAGGAAGGAGCAATAAACCGCGCAACGGAGGTTCTCAACCACGGCTTTATGGTCCTGGGTTTTCTCAATTGGTTTGGGAATAGGCATGTGCAGCTTCTTGGATACGCGTAGTCTCTCCTCCCGATTGCCACTTGCGACGCGCAGGTAATGTGCCACGGCGAGAGTCGGACACGCCACATGGCGTGCAGCAGAGTCCATGATCGACCAGAAGGGTGTACCCTCggtgccatcatcatcctgcACCACTTTGTCGAGGACATCGTCCAGCACGTATCCATCGTCTCGGTCGGCGCCTTCGCCCTTGTAGTCGCCCTTGGGGgttctctttttcttcaaCATATCGGCGCCGATCTGGATGAGGTAGTTGTTTCGCAGCTCGCCGCTTTCATTCCACT carries:
- a CDS encoding uncharacterized protein (ID:PFLUO_003011-T1.cds;~source:funannotate) translates to MPSAEPLKRFKRIGVVGAGNMGSMMTFAFSEMGLDVSVWDVEKKNVDQIMEWTKEAKNVNGKIEGFYKIEEFTKSLEGKSERKLFIFSITHGHPADSVLSMMKPDLKKGDIILDGGNENYRRTERRQKECAAIGVSWIGMGVSGGYQSARHGPSLSPGGDAKALELVMPLLEMYAAKDRKTGTPCVTRIGPGGSGHFVKMIHNGIEGGMLSVLAEAWSYMHHGLGMDYDQIGDVLTKWNESGELRNNYLIQIGADMLKKKRTPKGDYKGEGADRDDGYVLDDVLDKVVQDDDGTEGTPFWSIMDSAARHVACPTLAVAHYLRVASGNREERLRVSKKLHMPIPKPIEKTQDHKAVVENLRCAVYCSFLASFCQGLELIARASEDEGWDIDLGRCLQIWRAGCIIQSEYIADLLQPALTSNKRLTNMKFVDEVARELHKNFDALKETVIEGTLSDQYIPALSASLEYLKYEGGMGLPTKFMEGQMDYFGAHAYNKPGIPGEDPGPVKKGPHHYEWKPA